A stretch of the Medicago truncatula cultivar Jemalong A17 chromosome 5, MtrunA17r5.0-ANR, whole genome shotgun sequence genome encodes the following:
- the LOC112422016 gene encoding uncharacterized protein, translating into MEVRRVVMEYFTNHVAASGWERPTLDGVPFAMLNEEDNLGLVAPFSSKEIEEIVKDSDGDKSPGPDGFNFAFVKRFWHLIKGEDYRPISLLGCLYKLVAKVLARRLAKVMNPIISLNQSAFLKGRNLVDGVMAINEIVDFAKKFKKECLILKVDFENFEKAYDSVDWGFLVYMMKRVGMCSKWIARMKACVCGGTMSILVNGSPTEEINIHTGLKQGDPLAPFLFLLVAEGFSGLLRNAVRLDLFQGFKMKEEGKEYSHLQYADDTICMGKATVNNLWTLKALLRGFELASGLKVELGVPTKGEGGSRGEGCEIWRWKLLNGEEALWKEVLVERYGREVCAKLEGGEGSHPNNASKWWKDLVNLDKRGEESWFNEEVERCVGNGANTLFWKEAWRGEVTFKEKYYRLFSISTQQEATVEAMWNGGIWSFLWRRRLFVWEETLLHSLLGELDGFVRTNVEDRWRWRLDEVKDFKVKSLYVKLEKGEVGERVHSDDENIVFQNIWKVGVPSKVTAFMWKALLDKIPTRGNLEIRRCLPPDFGTRCVWCTSVLETTSHIFLHCDLARSVWLKLMGWLDLNFIMPPNLFIHWECWSAGVMNKKIRKGLRMIWQAAIWSIWKAWNDCVFNGGVTRWDEVVEDIKFGCGSAGCSCSVCVSGCIREVFVAAGQQALMCFWGSAVLG; encoded by the exons ATGGAGGTTAGAAGAGTGGTTATGGAGTATTTTACTAATCATGTGGCGGCATCCGGGTGGGAGCGTCCGACGCTAGATGGGGTGCCTTTTGCAATGTTGAACGAGGAGGATAATCTTGGTTTAGTGGCACCATTTTCCTCGAAGGAAATTGAAGAGATTGTCAAGGATAGTGACGGCGATAAAAGTCCGGGTCCGGATGGTTTCAATTTCGCTTTTGTGAAAAGATTTTGGCACTTAATTAAAGGGGAG GACTACCGTCCGATCTCCTTACTAGGTTGTCTCTATAAGCTCGTGGCAAAGGTGTTAGCGAGGAGGTTGGCTAAAGTTATGAATCCGATCATTTCTTTGAATCAATCGGCTTTTCTAAAAGGAAGGAATTTAGTGGATGGGGTGATGGCAATAAATGAAATTGTGGATTTTGCTAAGAAGTTTAAGAAGGAATGCTTGATTCTCAAAGTTGACTTTGAGAACTTTGAGAAGGCTTATGACTCCGTCGATTGGGGTTTTTTGGTTTATATGATGAAGAGAGTGGGGATGTGCTCTAAGTGGATTGCGAGGATGAAGGCGTGTGTTTGTGGGGGAACTATGTCTATTCTTGTGAATGGGAGCCCAACGGAAGAAATTAATATTCATACAGGTTTAAAGCAAGGTGATCCTCTAGCaccttttctctttctcttggTTGCAGAAGGTTTTAGTGGGTTGCTGCGGAATGCGGTTCGCTTGGACTTGTTTCAAGGGTTCAAGATGAAGGAGGAAGGGAAAGAATACTCTCACCTCCAATATGCCGATGATACTATTTGTATGGGGAAAGCAACGGTGAACAATCTTTGGACTTTGAAGGCGTTACTTAGAGGCTTTGAGTTGGCTTCTGGGTTAAAG GTGGAGCTTGGTGTGCCAACCAAAGGAGAAGGGGGGTCTCGGGGTGAAGGATGTGAGATATGGAGGTGGAAGTTGTTGAATGGTGAGGAGGCTCTTTGGAAGGAGGTGCTAGTGGAGAGATATGGTAGAGAGGTTTGTGCTAAATTGGAAGGTGGGGAGGGTTCTCACCCTAACAACGCTTCCAAGTGGTGGAAGGATTTGGTGAACTTGGACAAAAGAGGGGAGGAGTCTTGGTTCAATGAAGAAGTAGAGAGGTGTGTGGGGAATGGGGCGAACACTTTGTTTTGGAAGGAGGCTTGGAGAGGGGAGGTTACTTTTAAGGAGAAATATTATAGACTTTTTTCAATCTCGACTCAACAAGAGGCGACGGTGGAAGCAATGTGGAATGGCGGAATTTGGAGTTTTTTGTGGAGGAGGCGTCTTTTTGTGTGGGAAGAAACTCTTCTCCATAGTTTATTGGGAGAGTTGGATGGTTTTGTGAGAACAAATGTTGAGGATAGGTGGAGGTGGAGGCTAGATGAGGTGAAGGATTTTAAGGTTAAATCATTGTATGTGAAGTTGGAAAAAGGGGAGGTGGGAGAGAGAGTTCACTCCGATGATGAGAATATTGTGTTTCAGAATATTTGGAAGGTTGGGGTTCCTTCTAAGGTGACCGCCTTTATGTGGAAGGCACTTTTAGATAAAATTCCAACGAGGGGGAATTTGGAGATTAGACGTTGCTTGCCTCCAGATTTTGGTACGAGGTGTGTTTGGTGTACTTCGGTGTTGGAAACTACCtcccatatttttcttcattgcgATTTGGCTAGGAGTGTTTGGTTGAAGCTTATGGGGTGGTTGGACTTGAACTTTATCATGCCCCCAAATTTGTTTATTCATTGGGAATGTTGGAGTGCCGGAGTCATGAACAAGAAAATTAGGAAAGGTTTGCGTATGATTTGGCAAGCGGCAATTTGGTCAATTTGGAAAGCTTGGAATGATTGTGTTTTCAATGGTGGTGTGACAAGGTGGGATGAGGTTGTCGAAGATATAAAG TTCGGCTGTGGGAGTGCAGGCTGCTCTTGCAGTGTTTGCGTTTCTGGTTGTATCAGGGAGGTTTTTGTTGCTGCTGGCCAGCAGGCGCTGATGTGTTTTTGGGGGTCTGCAGTATTAGGTTGA
- the LOC112421982 gene encoding decapping 5-like protein, with protein MANQSSTKGSSSSNPVESYIGCFISLISNYDIRYEGVLYFLNVQDSTIGLNNVRCYGTEGRRKDGQQVPPSDKVYECILFRGSDIKDLQIKSPSTSGWAEEQISSDQAIMQSQYSGVLSSSVAPVCRRSLTESIQRQDSPANSSKALPVGWHTYALFCVCDY; from the exons ATGGCGAATCAATCTAGCACCAAAGGTTCTTCGTCGTCGAATCCCGTGGAATCGTACATTGGTTGTTTCATAAGCTTGATTTCTAACTACGACATTCGTTACGAGGGTGTTCTTTATTTCCTTAATGTTCAGGATTCTACCATCGGATTGAACAATG TTAGATGCTATGGAACAGAGGGGAGAAGAAAAGATGGTCAACAAGTACCTCCAAGTGACAAGGTTTATGAATGCATTCTTTTCCGAGGAAGTGACATTAAG GATTTGCAGATCAAGTCCCCCTCCACATCTGGCTGGGCAGAAGAGCAGATAAGCAGTGATCAAGCTATTATGCAG tcacAATATTCTGGGGTGCTAAGTTCTTCGGTGGCCCCAGTTTGCAGGAGAAGTTTGACGGAATCAATTCAAAGGCAAGATAGTCCTGCTAATTCAAGCAAAGCCCTACCTGTTGGGTGGCACACCTATGCCTTATTCTGTGTCTGTGACTACTGA
- the LOC11416552 gene encoding protein decapping 5, with protein sequence MPYSVSVTTDASNTPSFCSPLQDINSVEGRITGKIRPYPSPISPQYSVHNRGSSIVDSTLGPFLTPQSLLTSDRFAHPREWLLAQNLNPNWKDMGSLPLTSSVPMPSPAFQSPLEHLPTSVHKAQYPSPQFTEEFDFVAMNEKFKKDEVWNSIAKATTKIEGLEDIEFLNLGERECHKLKSAYKKDDFFDTISSNSMTRGSRNRLSARTKQDTERFGNFHQRPNAGYGDYGAGRGENFRGYLGRGYGYGGRGHGPNFPF encoded by the exons ATGCCTTATTCTGTGTCTGTGACTACTGATGCATCTAACACACCTTCATTTTGTTCACCTCTACAAGACATAAATTCTGTGGAAGGTCGAATAACTGGAAAGATTCGTCCTTACCCAAGTCCAATTTCTCCTCAATATTCTGTCCATAATCGTGGTTCTTCAATTGTGGATTCTACTTTAGGTCCCTTTCTAACACCTCAATCTTTGTTAACTTCTGATCGATTTGCACATCCTAGAGAATGGTTATTAGCACAAAATTTGAACCCTAATTGGAAGGATATGGGTTCACTGCCTCTAACTTCCTCTGTACCAATGCCTTCTCCAGCATTTCAATCACCATTGGAGCATCTACCAACCTCCGTGCACAAG GCTCAATACCCAAGTCCACAGTTTACTGAAGAGTTTGATTTTGTGGCTATGAATGAAAAGTTCAAAAAGGACGAGGTATGGAATTCTATTGCAAAGGCAACCACAAAAATAGAGGGATTGGAAGACATTGAGTTTCTCAATTTGGGTGAACGAGAATGTCACAAATTAAAG TCTGCATACAAAAAAGATGACTTTTTTGACACAATTTCTTCTAACTCTATGACTCGTGGATCAAGGAATCGTTTATCTGCAAGAACAAAACAGGATACTGAG AGATTTGGCAATTTCCATCAGAGGCCTAATGCAGGTTATGGTGATTATGGCGCTGGACGCGGTGAGAATTTCAGGGGCTATTTGGGAAGGGGTTATGGTTATGGCGGGAGAGGGCATGGACCAAACTTCCCTTTCTAG
- the LOC11415566 gene encoding protein MODIFYING WALL LIGNIN-1 — protein METPPKCKDALILSIIISIFLGLVSFTLCIASEITKNKMDDLRWNGKLCYLPSSQAYGLGIAALVCLFLAQIIGNSMLFKNSCSRRKKNAQYKLPFFARLLILISWLSFGVTVILLIVATSMSKRQPYGAGWLNGECYLVKGGTYAGSAILILVTIGSAIGSSFSTIKINQAEQDRKIHAQMG, from the exons ATGGAAACTCCTCCTAAATGCAAAGATGCATTGATTCTCTCCATCATCATCTCTATCTTTCttggcttggtttcattcaCTCTATGTATAGCGTCGGAAATTACGAAGAACAAG ATGGATGATCTTAGATGGAATGGAAAACTATGTTATTTGCCATCAAGCCAAGCATATGGATTGGGTATTGCAGCtttggtttgtttgtttttggctCAAATTATTGGTAATTCTATGTTGTTCAAGAATTCTTgttcaagaaggaaaaaaaatgcacaatacAAGCTACCTTTCTTTGCAAGGCTCCTAATTTTGATATCTTG GCTTAGCTTTGGAGTTACAGTTATTTTACTAATTGTTGCAACAAGCATGAGCAAAAGGCAGCCCTATGGGGCAGGTTGGTTGAATGGTGAATGCTATTTAGTCAAAGGAGGAACTTACGCAGGCTCAGCCATATTGATTCTAGTTACAATAGGCTCAGCAATTGGTTCAtctttttcaacaataaaaattaatcaagCAGAACAAGATCGCAAAATACATGCACAAATGGGGtaa